In Chiloscyllium plagiosum isolate BGI_BamShark_2017 chromosome 35, ASM401019v2, whole genome shotgun sequence, a genomic segment contains:
- the LOC122540507 gene encoding uncharacterized protein LOC122540507 isoform X1: protein MGNPQEDQMTVTAPSEILLHVKGQLTRMNNTEPGDSDSVNVRAVIIAVCLLILAGILLTMILVQYYRHGRCFQKPKLFFSQNVLRDLKSIQLEFDPPFSISGMMKTGGNLSSNQEFQYQNMRTRDEDLYPVVDEQH from the exons ATGG GTAATCCACAAGAGGACCAGATGACAGTCACTGCCCCCAGTGAAATCCTGCTCCACGTCAAGGGTCAACTTACACGTATGAACAACACCGAACCAGGAGACA GTGACAGTGTAAATGTTCGAGCGGTTATCATTGCTGTGTGCTTGCTGATCCTGGCTGGAATCTTGTTGACCATGATCTTAGTCCAGTACTACAGACACGGGCGCTGCTTTCAAA aacccaaactgttctTCAGCCAAAATGTTCTCAG AGACTTGAAATCTATCCAGTTGGAGTTTGATCCACCATTTTCCATCAGTGGGATGATGAAGACTGGAGGAAATCTAAGCTCAAACCAGGAGTTCCAGTATCAGAACATGAGGACTCGAGATGAGGATTTGTACCCTGTTGTTGATGAACAACATTAA
- the LOC122540507 gene encoding small integral membrane protein 35-like isoform X2 gives MTVTAPSEILLHVKGQLTRMNNTEPGDSDSVNVRAVIIAVCLLILAGILLTMILVQYYRHGRCFQKPKLFFSQNVLRDLKSIQLEFDPPFSISGMMKTGGNLSSNQEFQYQNMRTRDEDLYPVVDEQH, from the exons ATGACAGTCACTGCCCCCAGTGAAATCCTGCTCCACGTCAAGGGTCAACTTACACGTATGAACAACACCGAACCAGGAGACA GTGACAGTGTAAATGTTCGAGCGGTTATCATTGCTGTGTGCTTGCTGATCCTGGCTGGAATCTTGTTGACCATGATCTTAGTCCAGTACTACAGACACGGGCGCTGCTTTCAAA aacccaaactgttctTCAGCCAAAATGTTCTCAG AGACTTGAAATCTATCCAGTTGGAGTTTGATCCACCATTTTCCATCAGTGGGATGATGAAGACTGGAGGAAATCTAAGCTCAAACCAGGAGTTCCAGTATCAGAACATGAGGACTCGAGATGAGGATTTGTACCCTGTTGTTGATGAACAACATTAA